A region from the Triticum aestivum cultivar Chinese Spring chromosome 3D, IWGSC CS RefSeq v2.1, whole genome shotgun sequence genome encodes:
- the LOC123075809 gene encoding BTB/POZ and MATH domain-containing protein 2, translated as MANNSTSSVNTSISESSSRCLTECVTTAHNFEVIRFSKLEGMGAGKFISSSTFSVSGYDWNIRVYPDEWKEEDKAAHLSVFLCFCSGATGVKVEYTLSLLEKDGRISQIASIPNTFWTVGGYWGRDKFIEKSKLKELLSRNGDCFTIRCVLTVMKEPRTEDLGTVIVPVPQSDMHTHFASMLKDGEGVDVTFSVGGQLFNAHRCVLAARSSVFKAVLFGKMKETTMKSIEIDDMEPAIFEALLHFIYTDSLSCDVDQIVALQHLFVAADRYGMDRLKAICEGKLCQRIDVQTVAITLTLAEQHDAVHLKNACLRFLSSQGVLRAVKETDGFKHLTTSCPSIMMDILDKVAPPS; from the coding sequence ATGGCCAACAACTCCACTTCTTCAGTTAACACCTCCATATCTGAGAGCTCGTCGAGGTGCCTGACAGAGTGCGTCACCACCGCCCACAACTTTGAGGTGATCAGATTCTCAAAGCTCGAAGGTATGGGTGCTGGCAAGTTCATTAGCTCGAGCACATTCAGCGTCAGCGGCTACGACTGGAACATCAGGGTCTACCCGGACGAGTGGAAGGAGGAGGACAAAGCTGCCCACTTGTCAGTCTTCTTGTGCTTCTGTAGCGGGGCAACTGGTGTGAAGGTAGAATACACTTTGAGTTTATTGGAGAAAGATGGAAGAATTAGTCAGATAGCAAGCATACCAAATACCTTCTGGACTGTAGGTGGTTATTGGGGCCGTGATAAGTTTATTGAGAAGTCCAAGCTGAAGGAACTGTTATCCCGCAATGGCGACTGCTTCACAATCAGGTGTGTTTTGACCGTGATGAAAGAGCCTCGCACGGAAGATCTAGGCACGGTCATAGTCCCAGTCCCGCAGTCAGACATGCACACACATTTTGCAAGCATGTTGAAGGACGGGGAAGGCGTGGATGTGACGTTCAGTGTCGGCGGCCAACTCTTCAATGCACACAGATGCGTGTTAGCGGCACGATCCTCGGTCTTCAAGGCCGTGCTCTTTGGTAAAATGAAGGAGACCACCATGAAAAGCATCGAGATCGATGACATGGAGCCTGCCATCTTTGAGGCACTTCTTCACTTCATATACACAGATTCACTCTCCTGCGATGTTGATCAAATTGTCGCATTGCAGCACTTGTTTGTTGCCGCAGATCGGTATGGAATGGACAGGCTAAAGGCTATTTGTGAAGGGAAGCTATGCCAGAGAATCGACGTGCAAACAGTTGCAATCACCCTTACTTTAGCGGAGCAGCATGACGCCGTGCATCTAAAAAATGCTTGTCTTAGATTCCTTTCTTCGCAGGGCGTGCTCCGAGCTGTCAAGGAGACTGATGGATTCAAGCACCTCACAACGAGCTGCCCGTCCATTATGATGGACATTTTAGACAAGGTCGCCCCACCTTCATGA